In the genome of Triticum urartu cultivar G1812 chromosome 5, Tu2.1, whole genome shotgun sequence, one region contains:
- the LOC125510883 gene encoding casein kinase 1-like protein HD16 isoform X3, producing MSEAAAILPSMRDPGDGAAPPGSVSARPDLDLNRPAGDDEGGGGAADRSRRGGESAADGTSQSAQGDAAMTRLPERLLGNQIGNVAPRGRAGRRGGGAATQGRGRGGPASNPRGKRLRPSDDVHTDQEQPREDTPEGVAGQAAGAGDHGLNKEPANLGIDRGAADRFASEAMITPQAERVEVGNSPIYITGKKLSGKVYVGRRLGMPSGGYKGRNAIEVALKFVHRRSREGSCDPPYEWQVYQALNGCYGIPSVHYKGCQGDYYILVMDLLGPSLWNAWHSPGQEMSVLKVACIAIDAISILEKIHSKGFIHGDVKPENFLLGQPGSAQEKKLFLINFGLASNWKWKRGSSSMHVQYDQRLDIFRGTIRYASVHAHLGRTGSRRDDLESLAYSLIFLLRGSLPWQGCQGDNKSFLVCKKKMETSPEVLCSFCPAPFKHFLELVTTMKFDEEPKYEKLVSLFDDLIIGPVSRPIRIAGGLEVGHKRGRIVVNLEEDEQPMEKVRLGSPATQWISIYSARRNMTQRCHYNIADSRLHQHIQKGYEDGVFISCIASLKNVWTVIMDTGTGFSSQVFNLSRNFLQKDWIREQSEKNFYITAIAGATNGSSLVVMSKGTPYTQQSYKVSESFPYKWINKKWKEGFHVTCMGTAGNRWGVVTSRNTDYSYQAVELDFVYPSEGIHQRYGAGYRITSCAATPDQTAFIMSIAKESKTKPVDETFLTSDFPSKATKEQWAKGLYITSICHGRTAC from the exons ATGTCGGAGGCCGCCGCCATTCTTCCGTCCATGCGCGACCCCGGCGACGGCGCCGCGCCGCCTGGCTCGGTTTCCGCCCGGCCGGACCTTGATTTGAACAGGCCAGCTGGCGAcgacgagggcggcggcggggctgctGATCGCTCGAGACGGGGCGGTGAAAGCGCCGCCGACGGAACTTCACAGTCTGCACAAGGCGATGCCGCCATGACGCGGCTGCCTGAAAGG CTTTTGGGCAATCAGATTGGCAATGTGGCTCCACGGGGAAGAGCCGGAAGGCGTGGTGGTGGCGCCGCTACccaaggaagaggaagaggagggccAGCTTCCAATCCTAGAGGCAAGAGGTTGAGGCCTAGTGATGATGTGCATACCGATCAGGAGCAGCCTCGCGAGGACACCCCTGAAGGCGTCGCTGGACAGGCAGCCGGTGCAGGTGACCACGGTCTGAACAAGGAACCTGCAAATTTGGGAATAGATCGCGGAGCTGCCGATAGATTTGCGAGTGAAGCCATGATAACGCCACAGGCTGAGAGG GTTGAAGTAGGCAACTCCCCAATATATATAACTGGTAAGAAGTTGAGTGGTAAGGTCTATGTTGGCAGACGATTAGGTATGCCCAGTGGAGGATACAAGGGTCGAAATGCAATCGAG GTTGCACTGAAATTTGTGCATCGGAGAAGCAGGGAAGGTAGCTGTGACCCCCCATATGAGTGGCAAGTCTATCA GGCTCTCAATGGTTGTTATGGCATACCATCGGTACACTACAAGGGTTGCCAAGGAGACTACTACATTCTT GTAATGGACCTGCTTGGTCCTAGCCTCTGGAATGCTTGGCATTCACCAGGACAGGA GATGTCAGTTCTAAAGGTTGCTTGTATTGCCATCGACGCCATATCAATTCTTGAGAAGATTCACTCCAAAGG CTTTATACATGGTGATGTAAAACCTGAAAACTTTTTGCTTGGTCAGCCTGGATCTGCTCAAGAAAAGAAGCTTTTTCTCATTAATTTTGGTTTAG CATCTAACTGGAAATGGAAAAGAGGATCATCCAGTATGCATGTTCAGTATGATCAGAGGCTAGACATATTTAG GGGAACAATTAGATATGCTAGCGTCCATGCCCATTTAGGTCGTACGGGCAGTAGGAGGGATGATTTGGAGTCACTAGCATACAGCCTTATATTTTTATTACGAGGAAGCTTGCCATGGCAAGGCTGTCAG GGAGATAACAAGAGCTTTCTTGTTTGTAAGAAGAAAATGGAGACTTCTCCAGAGGTCCTGTGTAGCTTCTGTCCAGCCCCATtcaaacattttcttgagttggtTACTACTATGAAATTTGATGAAGAGCCAAAGTACGAAAAACTTGTTTCTCTCTTTGATGATCTGATTATCGGGCCTGTTTCAAGACCCATCAGGATCGCTGGAGGTCTAGAG GTTGGACATAAACGTGGAAGAATTGTTGTAAATCTTGAAGAAGATGAACAGCCTATGGAAAAAGTTCGGTTGGGGAGCCCAGCAACTCAATGGATTTCGATTTATAGTGCTAGGCGGAACATGACGCAGCG ATGCCACTATAATATAGCTGATTCAAGGCTGCATCAGCACATACAAAAAGGTTATGAAGATGGCGTGTTCATTAGTTGTATAGCTTCTTTAAAAAATGTGTGGACTGTCATCATGGATACTGGGACCGGCTTTTCTTCTCAAGTTTTCAATCTTTCACGAAATTTCCTACAGAAG GATTGGATTAGGGAGCAGTCGGAGAAGAACTTTTACATAACAGCAATAGCTGGAGCAACCAATGGAAGCTCATTGGTTGTGATGTCCAAAG GGACTCCGTACACACAGCAGTCATACAAAGTCAGTGAATCTTTTCCTTATAAGTGGATTAATAAAAAGTGGAAAGAAGGTTTTCATGTAACATGTATGGGTACTGCTGGGAACCGTTGGGGTGTTGTCACGTCAAGGAACACCGATTATTCCTACCAG GCTGTTGAGTTAGACTTTGTGTATCCAAGTGAAGGAATCCATCAGCGATATGGTGCCGGTTACAGAATAACATCATGCGCAGCCACGCCTGACCAAACCGCTTTTATCATGAGCATAGCCAAGGAGTCCAAGACGAAACCAGTGGATGAAACTTTTCTGACTTCTGATTTCCCCAGCAAGGCTACGAAG GAGCAATGGGCGAAGGGCCTATATATCACCTCGATCTGCCACGGGCGAACTGCGTGTTGA
- the LOC125510883 gene encoding casein kinase 1-like protein HD16 isoform X2, which translates to MSEAAAILPSMRDPGDGAAPPGSVSARPDLDLNRPAGDDEGGGGAADRSRRGGESAADGTSQSAQGDAAMTRLPERIGNVAPRGRAGRRGGGAATQGRGRGGPASNPRGKRLRPSDDVHTDQEQPREDTPEGVAGQAAGAGDHGLNKEPANLGIDRGAADRFASEAMITPQAERALNCSAIDRSESQAASQPSGNDPPEIIAIDKATAIPPVPERVEVGNSPIYITGKKLSGKVYVGRRLGMPSGGYKGRNAIEVALKFVHRRSREGSCDPPYEWQVYQALNGCYGIPSVHYKGCQGDYYILVMDLLGPSLWNAWHSPGQEMSVLKVACIAIDAISILEKIHSKGFIHGDVKPENFLLGQPGSAQEKKLFLINFGLASNWKWKRGSSSMHVQYDQRLDIFRGTIRYASVHAHLGRTGSRRDDLESLAYSLIFLLRGSLPWQGCQGDNKSFLVCKKKMETSPEVLCSFCPAPFKHFLELVTTMKFDEEPKYEKLVSLFDDLIIGPVSRPIRIAGGLEVGHKRGRIVVNLEEDEQPMEKVRLGSPATQWISIYSARRNMTQRCHYNIADSRLHQHIQKGYEDGVFISCIASLKNVWTVIMDTGTGFSSQVFNLSRNFLQKDWIREQSEKNFYITAIAGATNGSSLVVMSKGTPYTQQSYKVSESFPYKWINKKWKEGFHVTCMGTAGNRWGVVTSRNTDYSYQAVELDFVYPSEGIHQRYGAGYRITSCAATPDQTAFIMSIAKESKTKPVDETFLTSDFPSKATKEQWAKGLYITSICHGRTAC; encoded by the exons ATGTCGGAGGCCGCCGCCATTCTTCCGTCCATGCGCGACCCCGGCGACGGCGCCGCGCCGCCTGGCTCGGTTTCCGCCCGGCCGGACCTTGATTTGAACAGGCCAGCTGGCGAcgacgagggcggcggcggggctgctGATCGCTCGAGACGGGGCGGTGAAAGCGCCGCCGACGGAACTTCACAGTCTGCACAAGGCGATGCCGCCATGACGCGGCTGCCTGAAAGG ATTGGCAATGTGGCTCCACGGGGAAGAGCCGGAAGGCGTGGTGGTGGCGCCGCTACccaaggaagaggaagaggagggccAGCTTCCAATCCTAGAGGCAAGAGGTTGAGGCCTAGTGATGATGTGCATACCGATCAGGAGCAGCCTCGCGAGGACACCCCTGAAGGCGTCGCTGGACAGGCAGCCGGTGCAGGTGACCACGGTCTGAACAAGGAACCTGCAAATTTGGGAATAGATCGCGGAGCTGCCGATAGATTTGCGAGTGAAGCCATGATAACGCCACAGGCTGAGAGG GCTCTTAATTGTTCTGCGATTGACCGAAGTGAAAGCCAAGCAGCCTCGCAGCCTAGTGGAAACGACCCCCCAGAAATTATCGCCATAGACAAAGCCACGGCAATCCCACCAGTGCCAGAGAGG GTTGAAGTAGGCAACTCCCCAATATATATAACTGGTAAGAAGTTGAGTGGTAAGGTCTATGTTGGCAGACGATTAGGTATGCCCAGTGGAGGATACAAGGGTCGAAATGCAATCGAG GTTGCACTGAAATTTGTGCATCGGAGAAGCAGGGAAGGTAGCTGTGACCCCCCATATGAGTGGCAAGTCTATCA GGCTCTCAATGGTTGTTATGGCATACCATCGGTACACTACAAGGGTTGCCAAGGAGACTACTACATTCTT GTAATGGACCTGCTTGGTCCTAGCCTCTGGAATGCTTGGCATTCACCAGGACAGGA GATGTCAGTTCTAAAGGTTGCTTGTATTGCCATCGACGCCATATCAATTCTTGAGAAGATTCACTCCAAAGG CTTTATACATGGTGATGTAAAACCTGAAAACTTTTTGCTTGGTCAGCCTGGATCTGCTCAAGAAAAGAAGCTTTTTCTCATTAATTTTGGTTTAG CATCTAACTGGAAATGGAAAAGAGGATCATCCAGTATGCATGTTCAGTATGATCAGAGGCTAGACATATTTAG GGGAACAATTAGATATGCTAGCGTCCATGCCCATTTAGGTCGTACGGGCAGTAGGAGGGATGATTTGGAGTCACTAGCATACAGCCTTATATTTTTATTACGAGGAAGCTTGCCATGGCAAGGCTGTCAG GGAGATAACAAGAGCTTTCTTGTTTGTAAGAAGAAAATGGAGACTTCTCCAGAGGTCCTGTGTAGCTTCTGTCCAGCCCCATtcaaacattttcttgagttggtTACTACTATGAAATTTGATGAAGAGCCAAAGTACGAAAAACTTGTTTCTCTCTTTGATGATCTGATTATCGGGCCTGTTTCAAGACCCATCAGGATCGCTGGAGGTCTAGAG GTTGGACATAAACGTGGAAGAATTGTTGTAAATCTTGAAGAAGATGAACAGCCTATGGAAAAAGTTCGGTTGGGGAGCCCAGCAACTCAATGGATTTCGATTTATAGTGCTAGGCGGAACATGACGCAGCG ATGCCACTATAATATAGCTGATTCAAGGCTGCATCAGCACATACAAAAAGGTTATGAAGATGGCGTGTTCATTAGTTGTATAGCTTCTTTAAAAAATGTGTGGACTGTCATCATGGATACTGGGACCGGCTTTTCTTCTCAAGTTTTCAATCTTTCACGAAATTTCCTACAGAAG GATTGGATTAGGGAGCAGTCGGAGAAGAACTTTTACATAACAGCAATAGCTGGAGCAACCAATGGAAGCTCATTGGTTGTGATGTCCAAAG GGACTCCGTACACACAGCAGTCATACAAAGTCAGTGAATCTTTTCCTTATAAGTGGATTAATAAAAAGTGGAAAGAAGGTTTTCATGTAACATGTATGGGTACTGCTGGGAACCGTTGGGGTGTTGTCACGTCAAGGAACACCGATTATTCCTACCAG GCTGTTGAGTTAGACTTTGTGTATCCAAGTGAAGGAATCCATCAGCGATATGGTGCCGGTTACAGAATAACATCATGCGCAGCCACGCCTGACCAAACCGCTTTTATCATGAGCATAGCCAAGGAGTCCAAGACGAAACCAGTGGATGAAACTTTTCTGACTTCTGATTTCCCCAGCAAGGCTACGAAG GAGCAATGGGCGAAGGGCCTATATATCACCTCGATCTGCCACGGGCGAACTGCGTGTTGA
- the LOC125510883 gene encoding casein kinase 1-like protein HD16 isoform X1 — MSEAAAILPSMRDPGDGAAPPGSVSARPDLDLNRPAGDDEGGGGAADRSRRGGESAADGTSQSAQGDAAMTRLPERLLGNQIGNVAPRGRAGRRGGGAATQGRGRGGPASNPRGKRLRPSDDVHTDQEQPREDTPEGVAGQAAGAGDHGLNKEPANLGIDRGAADRFASEAMITPQAERALNCSAIDRSESQAASQPSGNDPPEIIAIDKATAIPPVPERVEVGNSPIYITGKKLSGKVYVGRRLGMPSGGYKGRNAIEVALKFVHRRSREGSCDPPYEWQVYQALNGCYGIPSVHYKGCQGDYYILVMDLLGPSLWNAWHSPGQEMSVLKVACIAIDAISILEKIHSKGFIHGDVKPENFLLGQPGSAQEKKLFLINFGLASNWKWKRGSSSMHVQYDQRLDIFRGTIRYASVHAHLGRTGSRRDDLESLAYSLIFLLRGSLPWQGCQGDNKSFLVCKKKMETSPEVLCSFCPAPFKHFLELVTTMKFDEEPKYEKLVSLFDDLIIGPVSRPIRIAGGLEVGHKRGRIVVNLEEDEQPMEKVRLGSPATQWISIYSARRNMTQRCHYNIADSRLHQHIQKGYEDGVFISCIASLKNVWTVIMDTGTGFSSQVFNLSRNFLQKDWIREQSEKNFYITAIAGATNGSSLVVMSKGTPYTQQSYKVSESFPYKWINKKWKEGFHVTCMGTAGNRWGVVTSRNTDYSYQAVELDFVYPSEGIHQRYGAGYRITSCAATPDQTAFIMSIAKESKTKPVDETFLTSDFPSKATKEQWAKGLYITSICHGRTAC, encoded by the exons ATGTCGGAGGCCGCCGCCATTCTTCCGTCCATGCGCGACCCCGGCGACGGCGCCGCGCCGCCTGGCTCGGTTTCCGCCCGGCCGGACCTTGATTTGAACAGGCCAGCTGGCGAcgacgagggcggcggcggggctgctGATCGCTCGAGACGGGGCGGTGAAAGCGCCGCCGACGGAACTTCACAGTCTGCACAAGGCGATGCCGCCATGACGCGGCTGCCTGAAAGG CTTTTGGGCAATCAGATTGGCAATGTGGCTCCACGGGGAAGAGCCGGAAGGCGTGGTGGTGGCGCCGCTACccaaggaagaggaagaggagggccAGCTTCCAATCCTAGAGGCAAGAGGTTGAGGCCTAGTGATGATGTGCATACCGATCAGGAGCAGCCTCGCGAGGACACCCCTGAAGGCGTCGCTGGACAGGCAGCCGGTGCAGGTGACCACGGTCTGAACAAGGAACCTGCAAATTTGGGAATAGATCGCGGAGCTGCCGATAGATTTGCGAGTGAAGCCATGATAACGCCACAGGCTGAGAGG GCTCTTAATTGTTCTGCGATTGACCGAAGTGAAAGCCAAGCAGCCTCGCAGCCTAGTGGAAACGACCCCCCAGAAATTATCGCCATAGACAAAGCCACGGCAATCCCACCAGTGCCAGAGAGG GTTGAAGTAGGCAACTCCCCAATATATATAACTGGTAAGAAGTTGAGTGGTAAGGTCTATGTTGGCAGACGATTAGGTATGCCCAGTGGAGGATACAAGGGTCGAAATGCAATCGAG GTTGCACTGAAATTTGTGCATCGGAGAAGCAGGGAAGGTAGCTGTGACCCCCCATATGAGTGGCAAGTCTATCA GGCTCTCAATGGTTGTTATGGCATACCATCGGTACACTACAAGGGTTGCCAAGGAGACTACTACATTCTT GTAATGGACCTGCTTGGTCCTAGCCTCTGGAATGCTTGGCATTCACCAGGACAGGA GATGTCAGTTCTAAAGGTTGCTTGTATTGCCATCGACGCCATATCAATTCTTGAGAAGATTCACTCCAAAGG CTTTATACATGGTGATGTAAAACCTGAAAACTTTTTGCTTGGTCAGCCTGGATCTGCTCAAGAAAAGAAGCTTTTTCTCATTAATTTTGGTTTAG CATCTAACTGGAAATGGAAAAGAGGATCATCCAGTATGCATGTTCAGTATGATCAGAGGCTAGACATATTTAG GGGAACAATTAGATATGCTAGCGTCCATGCCCATTTAGGTCGTACGGGCAGTAGGAGGGATGATTTGGAGTCACTAGCATACAGCCTTATATTTTTATTACGAGGAAGCTTGCCATGGCAAGGCTGTCAG GGAGATAACAAGAGCTTTCTTGTTTGTAAGAAGAAAATGGAGACTTCTCCAGAGGTCCTGTGTAGCTTCTGTCCAGCCCCATtcaaacattttcttgagttggtTACTACTATGAAATTTGATGAAGAGCCAAAGTACGAAAAACTTGTTTCTCTCTTTGATGATCTGATTATCGGGCCTGTTTCAAGACCCATCAGGATCGCTGGAGGTCTAGAG GTTGGACATAAACGTGGAAGAATTGTTGTAAATCTTGAAGAAGATGAACAGCCTATGGAAAAAGTTCGGTTGGGGAGCCCAGCAACTCAATGGATTTCGATTTATAGTGCTAGGCGGAACATGACGCAGCG ATGCCACTATAATATAGCTGATTCAAGGCTGCATCAGCACATACAAAAAGGTTATGAAGATGGCGTGTTCATTAGTTGTATAGCTTCTTTAAAAAATGTGTGGACTGTCATCATGGATACTGGGACCGGCTTTTCTTCTCAAGTTTTCAATCTTTCACGAAATTTCCTACAGAAG GATTGGATTAGGGAGCAGTCGGAGAAGAACTTTTACATAACAGCAATAGCTGGAGCAACCAATGGAAGCTCATTGGTTGTGATGTCCAAAG GGACTCCGTACACACAGCAGTCATACAAAGTCAGTGAATCTTTTCCTTATAAGTGGATTAATAAAAAGTGGAAAGAAGGTTTTCATGTAACATGTATGGGTACTGCTGGGAACCGTTGGGGTGTTGTCACGTCAAGGAACACCGATTATTCCTACCAG GCTGTTGAGTTAGACTTTGTGTATCCAAGTGAAGGAATCCATCAGCGATATGGTGCCGGTTACAGAATAACATCATGCGCAGCCACGCCTGACCAAACCGCTTTTATCATGAGCATAGCCAAGGAGTCCAAGACGAAACCAGTGGATGAAACTTTTCTGACTTCTGATTTCCCCAGCAAGGCTACGAAG GAGCAATGGGCGAAGGGCCTATATATCACCTCGATCTGCCACGGGCGAACTGCGTGTTGA
- the LOC125510883 gene encoding casein kinase 1-like protein HD16 isoform X4, with the protein MSEAAAILPSMRDPGDGAAPPGSVSARPDLDLNRPAGDDEGGGGAADRSRRGGESAADGTSQSAQGDAAMTRLPERVEVGNSPIYITGKKLSGKVYVGRRLGMPSGGYKGRNAIEVALKFVHRRSREGSCDPPYEWQVYQALNGCYGIPSVHYKGCQGDYYILVMDLLGPSLWNAWHSPGQEMSVLKVACIAIDAISILEKIHSKGFIHGDVKPENFLLGQPGSAQEKKLFLINFGLASNWKWKRGSSSMHVQYDQRLDIFRGTIRYASVHAHLGRTGSRRDDLESLAYSLIFLLRGSLPWQGCQGDNKSFLVCKKKMETSPEVLCSFCPAPFKHFLELVTTMKFDEEPKYEKLVSLFDDLIIGPVSRPIRIAGGLEVGHKRGRIVVNLEEDEQPMEKVRLGSPATQWISIYSARRNMTQRCHYNIADSRLHQHIQKGYEDGVFISCIASLKNVWTVIMDTGTGFSSQVFNLSRNFLQKDWIREQSEKNFYITAIAGATNGSSLVVMSKGTPYTQQSYKVSESFPYKWINKKWKEGFHVTCMGTAGNRWGVVTSRNTDYSYQAVELDFVYPSEGIHQRYGAGYRITSCAATPDQTAFIMSIAKESKTKPVDETFLTSDFPSKATKEQWAKGLYITSICHGRTAC; encoded by the exons ATGTCGGAGGCCGCCGCCATTCTTCCGTCCATGCGCGACCCCGGCGACGGCGCCGCGCCGCCTGGCTCGGTTTCCGCCCGGCCGGACCTTGATTTGAACAGGCCAGCTGGCGAcgacgagggcggcggcggggctgctGATCGCTCGAGACGGGGCGGTGAAAGCGCCGCCGACGGAACTTCACAGTCTGCACAAGGCGATGCCGCCATGACGCGGCTGCCTGAAAGG GTTGAAGTAGGCAACTCCCCAATATATATAACTGGTAAGAAGTTGAGTGGTAAGGTCTATGTTGGCAGACGATTAGGTATGCCCAGTGGAGGATACAAGGGTCGAAATGCAATCGAG GTTGCACTGAAATTTGTGCATCGGAGAAGCAGGGAAGGTAGCTGTGACCCCCCATATGAGTGGCAAGTCTATCA GGCTCTCAATGGTTGTTATGGCATACCATCGGTACACTACAAGGGTTGCCAAGGAGACTACTACATTCTT GTAATGGACCTGCTTGGTCCTAGCCTCTGGAATGCTTGGCATTCACCAGGACAGGA GATGTCAGTTCTAAAGGTTGCTTGTATTGCCATCGACGCCATATCAATTCTTGAGAAGATTCACTCCAAAGG CTTTATACATGGTGATGTAAAACCTGAAAACTTTTTGCTTGGTCAGCCTGGATCTGCTCAAGAAAAGAAGCTTTTTCTCATTAATTTTGGTTTAG CATCTAACTGGAAATGGAAAAGAGGATCATCCAGTATGCATGTTCAGTATGATCAGAGGCTAGACATATTTAG GGGAACAATTAGATATGCTAGCGTCCATGCCCATTTAGGTCGTACGGGCAGTAGGAGGGATGATTTGGAGTCACTAGCATACAGCCTTATATTTTTATTACGAGGAAGCTTGCCATGGCAAGGCTGTCAG GGAGATAACAAGAGCTTTCTTGTTTGTAAGAAGAAAATGGAGACTTCTCCAGAGGTCCTGTGTAGCTTCTGTCCAGCCCCATtcaaacattttcttgagttggtTACTACTATGAAATTTGATGAAGAGCCAAAGTACGAAAAACTTGTTTCTCTCTTTGATGATCTGATTATCGGGCCTGTTTCAAGACCCATCAGGATCGCTGGAGGTCTAGAG GTTGGACATAAACGTGGAAGAATTGTTGTAAATCTTGAAGAAGATGAACAGCCTATGGAAAAAGTTCGGTTGGGGAGCCCAGCAACTCAATGGATTTCGATTTATAGTGCTAGGCGGAACATGACGCAGCG ATGCCACTATAATATAGCTGATTCAAGGCTGCATCAGCACATACAAAAAGGTTATGAAGATGGCGTGTTCATTAGTTGTATAGCTTCTTTAAAAAATGTGTGGACTGTCATCATGGATACTGGGACCGGCTTTTCTTCTCAAGTTTTCAATCTTTCACGAAATTTCCTACAGAAG GATTGGATTAGGGAGCAGTCGGAGAAGAACTTTTACATAACAGCAATAGCTGGAGCAACCAATGGAAGCTCATTGGTTGTGATGTCCAAAG GGACTCCGTACACACAGCAGTCATACAAAGTCAGTGAATCTTTTCCTTATAAGTGGATTAATAAAAAGTGGAAAGAAGGTTTTCATGTAACATGTATGGGTACTGCTGGGAACCGTTGGGGTGTTGTCACGTCAAGGAACACCGATTATTCCTACCAG GCTGTTGAGTTAGACTTTGTGTATCCAAGTGAAGGAATCCATCAGCGATATGGTGCCGGTTACAGAATAACATCATGCGCAGCCACGCCTGACCAAACCGCTTTTATCATGAGCATAGCCAAGGAGTCCAAGACGAAACCAGTGGATGAAACTTTTCTGACTTCTGATTTCCCCAGCAAGGCTACGAAG GAGCAATGGGCGAAGGGCCTATATATCACCTCGATCTGCCACGGGCGAACTGCGTGTTGA